One window of the Tetragenococcus koreensis genome contains the following:
- a CDS encoding exonuclease SbcCD subunit D, with the protein MRFLHTGDWHIGKKLHGYDLLSDQKEIIDQILAIALEQKVDAIVIAGDLYDRSVPSVEACELLNQAFIKINLEKKFPILAISGNHDSAVRLSTGMPWYEQTNFHLYTELKQSFTPIEIGDTQFFLLPYFEPIAARIYFAEEHLTLQDAMEKIIEKMQESFNSGKKQVLVTHFFVAGSSRCDSETTIEVGGLDSIPYELVRDFDYVALGHLHSKNALNTANARYSGSPLKFSLSEKDDQKGVWIIDSQSVVPEFHELQPKRDVRTLQASFESLVDPAFYQQMDRTCFWYFQLTDRSVITNMMNQLRAIYPNILGVERVNGRNETNQLKKVQQRKNTPYHMLTSFFEEITGEALTEKQRLWLDEGLQQAVDTEKREEDAT; encoded by the coding sequence GTGCGTTTTTTACATACAGGTGATTGGCATATCGGAAAGAAACTTCACGGTTATGATTTGTTGTCTGATCAAAAAGAAATCATTGATCAGATTTTAGCTATTGCACTTGAGCAGAAAGTTGATGCAATAGTCATTGCTGGAGATCTATACGACCGTAGTGTGCCCAGTGTAGAGGCATGTGAGTTGCTCAATCAAGCATTTATTAAGATTAATTTGGAAAAAAAGTTTCCAATTTTAGCCATTTCTGGCAATCATGATTCGGCGGTTCGTTTAAGTACTGGGATGCCGTGGTATGAACAAACAAATTTTCATTTGTATACGGAGTTGAAGCAATCCTTTACTCCCATTGAAATAGGCGATACTCAATTCTTCTTGCTTCCATATTTTGAACCCATTGCTGCGCGTATTTATTTTGCAGAAGAACACTTGACCTTACAAGATGCGATGGAAAAAATTATTGAAAAAATGCAAGAATCCTTTAATTCCGGTAAAAAGCAAGTGCTTGTGACCCATTTTTTTGTGGCAGGGAGTAGTCGATGTGATTCTGAGACAACAATTGAAGTCGGCGGTTTAGATAGCATCCCTTATGAATTAGTTCGAGATTTTGATTATGTAGCTTTAGGTCACTTGCATTCAAAAAATGCGCTAAATACCGCAAATGCCCGCTATAGTGGTTCACCGTTAAAATTTTCACTGTCTGAAAAAGACGATCAAAAAGGTGTGTGGATCATTGACAGTCAAAGTGTGGTGCCGGAATTTCATGAGCTGCAGCCTAAGCGAGATGTTCGCACGTTGCAAGCTTCTTTTGAGTCGTTAGTTGACCCAGCTTTTTATCAACAGATGGATCGTACTTGTTTTTGGTATTTTCAATTGACCGATCGCAGCGTTATCACTAATATGATGAATCAATTGCGTGCTATCTATCCGAATATACTAGGCGTTGAACGAGTAAATGGGCGCAATGAAACAAACCAACTAAAAAAAGTACAACAGCGTAAGAATACACCGTATCACATGCTAACTTCTTTTTTTGAAGAAATCACAGGAGAAGCGTTAACTGAAAAGCAACGTTTATGGCTGGACGAAGGGCTGCAGCAAGCGGTTGATACAGAAAAGAGGGAAGAGGATGCAACCTAG